Proteins co-encoded in one Fibrobacter sp. UWT2 genomic window:
- a CDS encoding type I restriction enzyme HsdR N-terminal domain-containing protein: MLHGTLYDPIRQKDVPDTPEERVRQATIKFLMDEVKVPQNLIAVEFALSMVEPSTDDRVDLLVQSFKDNADLKHPWLLVECKAPGEYTWEALQVQLNKYLKVLTPKYVMLSLGDAVRYFELDAVTKRFKKIEKLPEFTSLQK, from the coding sequence ATGCTTCACGGTACACTTTACGACCCCATCCGCCAAAAGGATGTTCCCGATACTCCCGAAGAACGGGTGCGTCAGGCGACGATCAAGTTCCTGATGGACGAGGTTAAGGTGCCGCAGAACTTGATTGCGGTGGAGTTCGCGCTTTCGATGGTGGAGCCTTCGACCGATGATCGTGTGGATTTGCTTGTGCAAAGCTTTAAGGATAACGCTGATTTAAAGCACCCCTGGCTATTGGTGGAATGCAAGGCTCCCGGTGAATACACTTGGGAGGCATTGCAGGTTCAGCTGAACAAGTATCTAAAAGTGCTTACGCCCAAGTATGTGATGCTTTCGCTAGGCGATGCGGTGCGTTATTTTGAGTTGGATGCTGTTACCAAGCGATTCAAGAAGATTGAAAAACTGCCGGAATTTACTTCACTACAGAAATAA